A stretch of DNA from Longimicrobium terrae:
GCTGCTGTGCAAGGAATGCGGCGCCATCAACGAACCGCACAGCTGGTACTGCGAAATCTGCGGCTCCGAACTGTAGAACAAAAAAAGAAGGGCATCACGCAGAGCAGCAGAGCAGCAGAGAACAGCCACAAATGAAAAGAAGGGGAGCGCAGACGCTACATCGTCTCGCGCTCCCTTCTTTTATCCTTTCTCTGCTTCTCTGCTGCTCTGCGTGAGACCTGCTGTTGCTGTTCGTCCGTGCCCTCCGTGCATCCTCCGTGACCTCCGTGTGAAACGGCAGTTCAGAGAGGTGGATACACGAAAATGCCCGCCGCACTCGAAAGCGCGGCGGGCATGATCAACAACCCCGAGACAGATCAGCCGAGAGCGGCGATCTTGACGGTCAGGCGGCTCTTGGCGCGCGCGGCCTTGTTCGGGTGGATGATGCGCTTGCGGGCGGCGCGATCCAGCAGCGAAGCGGCCTCGCGGAACGCAGGAGTCGCATCGGCGGCAGTGGTGGCGGCGCGCACCTTCTTGAGCGCGGTGCGCAGACGCGAACGGAACTGACGATTGCGCTCGGCGCGGACCTCGTTGGTCCGCATCCGCTTCTCGGCGGACTTGACGTTCGGCAAGGTTTCTCTCTCCAACTGAATCGGGGCCGCCCGGCACCGATGTTCGTTCCGGGACACAAAACAGGAAGCCGAATATTATCCGGTGGTCCGGGGATTGTCAACCCCGGGCGCACGCGCGTTTTGACATCCCCGTGAACCCTGTATTAGCTTGGCGGGATGGAATCATTCGATCTGCAAGCCGTCGTACTGGCGCTGCCCATTCTGCTGCTGTCTCTGACGGCGCACGAGTTCGGGCACGCGTGGGTCGCCCTCAAGCAGGGTGACGACACGGCATACATGCTGGGCCGGGTCACCATGAACCCGGCCGCCCACGTGGACTGGATCGGCACCATCCTCTTCCCGGCGATCGCCATTGGAAGCGGAATGCCGCTGCTGGGCTGGGCCAAGCCGGTGCCCACCAATCCCCGCAAGTTCCGCGACTACCGCCGGGGCGACATCCTGGTGAGCCTCGCCGGGGTGGCCGCCAACGCCGTCCTGGCCATCGTATTCGCCCTGGCGCTCTGGATTCTCAGCGCCGCGACGCGGTCGTCCGGCGCCGCGGTCCCCGACATGGCGGTGACCGCCGGACGGATGTTCTTTTACGGCATCTTCGCCAACGTCGGCCTCATCATCTTCAACCTGCTCCCCATTCCGCCGCTGGACGGATCGCGGGTGCTGTACCACTACCTGCCCGCGCGCGCCGCGGCCGAGTACCGCAAGCTGTACCAGTACGGCTTCATCATCCTGTGGATCCTGGTGCTGACCCGCGCCCTGCGGTTCATGGGCCCGGTCATCTGGGAGCCCACCCGGCTGCTGCTGCTGCCCGCCGCGGGAGCCAACATCGGCCTGATCCAGTCCGTCCTGCAGAGCCTTTGACCGACACGGCGGCGGTCCCCGATCCGTTCTCGGTGGATCTGGAGCGGTTTCACGGGCCGCTGGACCTGCTGCTGCACCTGATCCGCAACCAGGACGTCGACATCTTCGACATCCCCATTTCGCGGATCACCGAGCAGTTTCTGGCGGCCATCCGCAACGTGGACCGGCTGGAGCTGGAAAGGGCGGGGGAGTTTCTGGAACTGGCGGCCACGCTGGTGCGCATCAAGGCCCAGATGCTCTTTCCCCGCCGCGGCGACGACGAAGAGGCCGAGGACCCTCGTGCGGACCTGGTGCGCCGCCTGCTGGAGTACGAGCACTTTCGCGACGCCGCCCGGGTGATGGAGCGCGCTGAGCGCGAGCGGGCGCGCATGTACGGCCGCGGCTTCGTGGAGGCGCGCCCGGCGCCGCGCCTGGCGGACCTGCCGCTGCATACGGAGTGGGACGAGGTGTGGACGGCCATCCGCCTGCTGGGCGAACGGCTGAACGCGCCCGAGACGATTCACCACGTGCGCGGGCGCGAGGTGAAGATGGAAGACAAGATGCACGAGATCCTGGCGATGCTGGACCGCTCGCGCCGGGTGGAGTTCGCGGAGGTGGTGGCGCCGTGGGGCACGCGCATCCACGCCGTCGCCTCTCTCCTGGCCTGCCTGGAGCTGGCCAAGCGCAGCGTGGTGGAGGTGCGGCAGACGGCGCCCTTCGCGGCGCTGTGGATCTACCGCGCCAAGGCGGAGTCGCAGCCGTGATCCGCGCCAGCCGTGTGATCGAGGCGCTCCTCTTCGCCAGCGAATCCCCGCTCGCGCCCGCCGACCTGGCCCGCGCGGACGAGGAGCTGGACGAGGAGGGCGTGGAGGCCGCCATCGCCGAACTGCGCGCGGAGTACGACCGCGAGGGGCGCGCGTTCACCGTGTTCGAGGTGGGCGGCGGGTATCAGCTGCTGACGCGGCCGGAGTTTGCGCCCGTGCTGGAGCGCTTTGACAGCGTGCCCACGGCGCAGCGGCTGAGCGGGCCGGCGCTGGAAACGCTCGCCATTCTGGCCTACCGCCAGCCCGTGGGGCGCGCGGAGGTGGAGGAAATCCGCGGCGTGGGCGCGGGCGGCGTCCTCAAGACGCTGCAGGAACGGGGTTTGATCGAGGTCGTGGGCCGCGGCGAGGGGCTGGGACGCCCCCTGCTGTACGGCACGACACAATTTTTTCTGGAGCATTTCGGCTTCCGGAGCCTGGCGGACCTTCCGCGCTCCGAGGAGCTGCCCGTGGTGCTTGCGCGCCGCGAACCTATCGAGGATTCAAATGAAGCAGCCGGGATTCGTTAAGCGCGGGGAACCGCTTCGGCTTCAGACTTTTCTGGCCCGCTCGGGCGTGGCGTCGCGCCGCGCGGCCGAGGAGATGGTGGACCACGGCCGCGTGCGGGTGAACGGCAAGACCGTCACCGTGCAGGGAATGCGGATCACCGCCGGAGTGGACAAGGTGGACGTGGACGGGGTGGAGGTAAAGGTGGCGCCCACCACGTGGGTGGCGCTGCACAAGCCCACGGGATACGTCACCACGCGCACCGATCCGTACGACCGCCGCACCGTCTACGATCTGCTGCCGGAAAAGTACCACGGCCTCTTTCACGTGGGCCGGCTGGACCGCGACAGCGAAGGGCTGCTGCTGCTGACCAACGACGGCGACCTGGCCAACCGCTTTCTGCACCCGCGCTACGGCATCACCAAGGAGTACGACGTGATCGCGACGGGAAAGCCGTCCGATGCGACGCTGCGCCAGCTGGTGGAGGGCGTGGAGCTGGATGACGGGTCCATGGCGACGGCGGAGTCCGCGCGGCTCATCGGGCCGGCGGGCAACGGGCTGTCGCGGCTGAAGCTGGTGCTCAAGGAAGGCAAGAAGCGCGAGGTCCGGCGGATGCTGGAGGTCGTCGGGCACCCGGTCAAGCGCCTGGTGCGCCGCCGCTTCGGGCCCATCGAGCTCGGCGAACTGCCGGAGGGCAAGTGGCGCGTGCTGGCGCTGGAAGAGCTGTCGCACGTGCGCGACGAGCCCGCCCAGCCCCGCGTCCGTCCGGACGCCGAGCCGCGCAAGGTGAAGTCGTCCGGATCGCGTACCGAGGTCGTCGAAAGCCGTCCCAAGCGCGCCGCCGCCTCGGCGGACCGCAAGAGCACGCACGGCGCTTATTCCGACACGACCCGCAAGCGGACGGCGTCCGGGCCGGAAAAGCGTCCGTCCCGCGCGGCCGCTGCGGATGGCGAGAGGCGTCCGTCGCGTGCGGTGGGTGGAGAACGTCCCTCTCGTGCGGTGGATGCGGATCGTCCCGCGCGTTCCGCCGGTGCGGAGCGTCCCTCGCGCCCGTTGGATGCGGAAAAGCGTCCGCGATCGGTGGATGCGGACAGCCGTCCGGCGCGCGAAAAGCGTCCCGCGCGGCCGATGGATGCCGACAAGCGCCCCGCGCGTTCGCTGGATGACAAGCGTCCGTCGCGTTCGGCCGATGGCGAGAAGCGTCCGGCCCGCGCGCTGGCGGAGGGCGAAAAGCGTCCCCGCCGCGCCCCGGCGGATGGCGAGACGCGCACGAGCGGTGGCGGGGAGGGAACGCCCAAGCGCGGTGCCGCCAAGGGCCCCATCAAGCAGCGCCGCGGTCCGGGGACGGAGGACCGTTCGCCCCGGATCCCGGCGCCGCCCAAGCGCGTACCCCGCCGCCCGGACGTGGAGTGGGGCGACCTGGCGGAGTGGGACCGTCCGGAGCCGCCGCGCCGCGACTCGTTCGAGGAAGAGCGTCCTGCCCCCCGCGGCGCCGGCCCGCGCGGTCGCGACGATCGCGGCGCCAAGCCGGGGCGTGGTCCCGCGGGCGACGCCTCGCGTCCCCGCGGCGACGACCGCCCGTCCGCACCTCCGCGGGTGGGCCCGTCCGGTCCTGGCCGCTCCCGCAAGGCGGGAGACGGGGAGCGCTTTGCCCCGTCGCGTGGCGGCCCGCGCTCCGGCCCCGCGGGCGGACAGGATTCGTCCGACGAGCGCCCGTCGTGGCCGCCGGTTCGCGGCCGTCCCGCGGGCCGGGACGACACGGGCGATCGTGGTCCGCGGCCGCCCGCCCGTGGCGGCTTCCGTCCGGATGCGGGGGATGATCGTCCGCGCACGCCGCGTCCCCCCGTCGTGGAGGAGCGCGACGAGCTGGACGATTTCGGGACCCGTCCGCGCCGCTCGTCGGGTGCGGCGCGTGGCGGCAAGCGGATCGGGCTGCTGGACGACCGCGATCGTCCCAGCCGTTCGTCCGGCCCGTCGCGCGGAGGCCCGCGCCCGGGTGGATCGGACGGGGACGACCGTCCGCGTGGAGGGCGCCCGTCCGGCCCGCCGCGCGACGGCGGCGGAAAGCCGTCGGGGCCGCGCCCCGGCGGACGTCCCGGTGGCAAGCCGTCCGGCGGCCGGCCGGGCGGAAAGCCCGGCGGACGCCCGCCGCGCGGACGGTGATCCGCGGGCCCCGTCCGAAGCCGGGCGGGGCCGCCGGTCCTCCGCATCGTATCCATTCATCGAACGGACTGCATGGAAATCCAGGGTTCCCGGGTGATGATCCTGGGCGGTTCCGGGCTGGTGGGAATGGCCATTGCGCGCGACATCCTGCCGCTTCGCCCCGCCCAGATCGTGATCGCCGCGCTCACCGAGGCGGAGGTGCGCGAAGGGCTGGACGCGCTGCGCCCCATCGCCGGGGACGCGGAGCTGGTGGGGGAGTGGGGCAACCTGTTTACGCCATCCGCGCTGCGCCACGCCACGCGCGACACGGTGCTGGACGACGCGGAGGCGCGCGGAACCCTGCTGGACGCGCTCTTCGGCCCGCTCGGACCCGAGGCGGTGGAGCAGGACGCGCTCGGCGAGCTCATCCTTCGCCATCGCCCGGAGATCGTGGTCGACTGCGTCAACACGGCGACCGCTTTTGCCTATCAGAACGTCTTCAAGAGCGCCGCATCTCTCCGCGAAGCCGCCCGCCAGGGCCCGGTGGACGCGGAAACCATCGAAAAGCACCTCATCACCCTTACGCTTCCGCCGCTCATCCACCACATGTGGGTGGCGCTGAACGCCATGACCACCGTGGGTACGCGCGTCTACCTCAAGGTGGGCACCGCGGGCACGGGCGGCATGGGGCTCAACATCCCCTTTACGCACTCGGAAACGCGTCCTTCGCGGCAGCTTCTGGCCAAGTCGTCGGTCGCGGGCGCGCAGACGCTCCTCCTCTACCTGATGGCGCGCACGCCGGGCGCGCCGGCGGTCAAGGAGATCAAGCCGACCGCCGCCATCTCGTGGAAGGCCATCCGCGACGGCGATGTCATCTGGCGGGGCAAGCCCATCCAGCGGATCGATTCCGTCGCACCCGTGGCGGCAAGCGAGGCGTTCGGCGGTGCGGACCGGCTGGAGCGCAAGGAGTTCGGCCGTGACGTGATGTGGAAGGAAACCGGTGAGACGCTGACGGGCGTATACCTGGATTCGGGGGAGAACGGCCTGTTTTCGCCGGACGAATTCGAGGCGATCACCTCGCTGGGGCTGATGGAGTTCATCACCCCCGAGGAGATCGCGGTGGACGCCATCCGCGAAATCACCGGCCATCCCACCGGCCACGACGTGGTGGCCGCGCTGGATGCATCGACCAGCGGGCCCACGTACCGCGCCGGCGTGCTGCGCGAGACGGCGCTGCGCTACATGGATGAGCTGCAGGAGTCGCGCGGTACGCGCAGTGTCGGATTCGAGATGCTGGGACCGCCGCGCCTCACCAAGCTGCTGTACGAGGCGGAGATCCTGCGCCGCCTGTGCCGCGGGCTGGACGCCGCCTCCGCCATCGACCCGGACGCGTTCTCCCGCGCGGCGGAGGAGCTGATCGGTGACGACGCGGACCTGCGCACACGAATTCTTTCCAGCAAGCTGGCGGTCCTCCTTCCGGACGGCGAGCGCGTGCTCCGTGGCCGCAACGTGGAGGTGGAGCCCGCGGAAGGCGACACGCCCGCGCAGACGGCGCGCAACGGCTGGGTGGACCTGCGCGCGGAAAACTGGGCCGCGTGGCGCGAAAGGATTCGCGCCATCCTCGCCGATCTGGACGGCCGCACGGGTCCGGAGGGCGGCTCGCGGTGGGACGTGGAGCCGTGGCAGCAGTCGCGCACCATCCGCCCCGGCGCGCTGGCCGCGTGGATCTTTCGCTACGAAGACAAGGGAGAGCGCATCAAGCGCTGACACGCACGCACATGACCGCCGCCCAAACCTCCCCGTCACGCATGCTGGTGGACCTCGCCAAGGCGTTCGCGCTCAGCGAGTTCTATCCGCTTACCCATCCCACGCTTACGCAGGCGCTGCTGGCCTTGGGCGAAAGCCTGCTGGCCGGCGGCGAAACCGTGCTGGTGCGGCTGACGGCGGGCGGGGTGACGGTGGGCGGAGTGATGGGGCCGCGGTCGGCGCACGTGGACCGGCTGGCGCAGCGCCTGGGCGAGCACACGGTGGGATCGCTGACACTGCGCCACGACATCGGCAGCGAGTCGCTGGGACGCATGCTTTCCGCCATCGCCCTGCCGCCGCGCGTGGTGAAGGCGGCGGGCGGTCTGGGGGCCGCGCTGGCCGCCGCGGGTGCGTCGCGGATGGCGGTAGATGGATTGTGGGTGCAGCCCGCGGCGGCGATGGTGGCCGCGGGGAGCGCGCACGACCCCGATCGCGTGGAGGTGCCGGAGGACGGCGTCACGCTGTGGAGCGCGCACGACATGTACGAGCAGGTGCGCGAGTCCGCCGTGCGCGTGGAGAGCGAGGATACCGAGGAACTGCGCCGCCTGCTGCGCGAGGCCGCGTCGGATTCGCAGCGGCTGTCCGTGCTGAACCGGCTGGAGTTCCTGACGCAGTACCAGTTCTCGCGCGGGATGACGGACAACGGCATCGACCTCGTGCAGGACCTGCGGCGCGACGCCGAGGCGCTGCGCGGGCGCTCGCCGGTGACGCGCGGGATGATCATGCTGGCGATCCACCGCGTCTCTACCCGCGCGATGATCGACGAACTCGTCGCGCGGCTGGGCAAGGCGCGCAACGAGGAAGAGCGCGCATCGTTTCGCGCCACGCTGCTGCACATTGGCGCCGACACGGTGACGCCGCTCGTCCGCGCGCTGGTCGGCGCGACGGACCTGTCCGCCCGGCGCGCCTTTCGCGACGCGCTCGTCGCGCTGGACCAGGTGGGCGTGCCGCTGCTGGAGGAGATGGTGGGCGACGAGCGCTGGTTCGTGGTGCGCAACATGGTGGGGATTCTGGGCGAGATCCGCAGCGCGGACGCGGTGGAGCACTTCCGGCGGACCATCGAGCACTCCGATGCGCGCGTGCGGCGCGAAACGATCCTGGCGCTCGGCAAGGTGGGCGGCGAGGAATCCGTTCCGCTGCTGGCCAAGGGGCTGAACGACAAGGAAGCGAGCCTGCGGTCCGCCGCCGCGCTGGGGCTCGGCCTGACCAAGATGCCGACGGCGGTAACGCCGCTGCTGGCGCGGCTGGGGCAGGAGACGGACCTGGATTCGCAGCTGGAGATCATCCGCGCGCTGGGCCGCGTGGGCGACGCGCGCGCGGTTCCCGCGCTGACGGAAAGGGCGTCGGCGGGCGGCTTTTTTTCCCGCATTCCCGCGCCGATCCGCGTGGAGGCCATCCGCGCGCTGTCCGACATCGGCGGCGAGGCGGGCCGCGCCGTGCTGCAGAAGCTGCTGAAGGACCGCAACGATCAGGTGCGCGAGGCGGTGTTCACGGCGCTGTCGAGGGAATAGGGAATAGGGAATAGGAGTCGCGGGCTGCGCGGCACTGTTCTGGCTGATCTGCGCCGCCGCGCCCTGCCCGGGCCGCGGCGGCGGTTTCGTATCGCGCGGTATCGTGCGGAAACATCGTGCGCGCCGGGTGTATCCTCAGCGCAAGTGGATGGGGAGCATGCGGTTGCGGCTCTGGCGGAGGGGAATCGCAATTGGTCGAATCTGATTTGATTCAGGCCTGGAGATGGTCCGGATCCCGGCCCCCGTGAGCGGATAATCCGCCGCTGAAACAGCGCGAACCCCGGACACCGGCCGCTGGCGCGTCCGGTTCGGGGCTTCAACTGCATGGGCCCGGCGCGCAGCAAACCGAACCCGGCCCTCGCGCTGACGTCTCCCTTTCTCCCGCGGAGCGGGGGAGAGGGGGCCTCTCCGAACGCACGGTACTGTCGGCAACGGGATGAGTCGCAGTCCTCCCCTCTCCGTGCGGCAGTTTGCACGGGGAGGGGCCGGGGGAGGGGCCTCCCAGCCGGCCGCCGAGCCAGAATTTCTCGATACCCAAGCACTCCGGCCCGTCGCACTTCCGTTCCGCACTAACGCACCCAGCACTCACGCACTCCCGCACTTCCCGTGACCCAGCCGTCGCCGTACGCACCCCCGGGCTCGCCGCCCCGCGCCGAGTTCCTGGACCGCATCGTCCAGGAAGTGCACCGCCGCGTGGTGGGCCAGGATTACATGGTGGAGCGCCTGCTCATCGGGCTGCTCACAGGCGGCCACGTGCTCTGCGAAGGGCTTCCCGGCCTCGCCAAGACGCTCGCCGTCCGCACGCTGGCGGATACGGTGGATGCCTCGTTTCAGCGCATCCAGTTTACGCCGGACCTGCTCCCCGCAGACGTCGTGGGGACGACCATCTACAACCAGCGCACGGGCGAGTTCGTCCCGCACCGCGGCCCCATCTTCGCCCACATCGTCCTGGCGGATGAGGTGAACCGCGCGCCCGCCAAGGTGCAGGCCGCGCTGCTGGAGGCGATGCAGGAAAAGCAGGTGACCATCGGCGGCGAAACGTACGATCTGCCCAAGCCCTTCCTGGTGCTCGCCACGCAGAACCCGCTGGAGCAGGTGGGCACGTACGCGCTCCCCGAGGCGCAGGTTGACCGCTTCATGCTCAAGGTGCGCGTGGGCTATCCCACGCGGGAAGAGGAGCGCGAGATCATGCGCAGGATGTCCACCGGATCCGACATTCCCGTGCAGCCGGTCGCCACGCCCGCGGACATCCTGAGCGCGCGGGAGGCAATCTCCGGCCTGTACCTGGACGACCGCATCGCCGACTACATCCTGGACCTGGTCGCCGCCACGCGCGAGCCCAAGCGCTTCGGCGCGGCGGAGTTGGAGCCGCTGATCGAGTACGGCGCCTCGCCGCGCGCCACGCTTGCGCTGGCCGCCTGCTCCCGTGCGCACGCCTACCTGCGCGGCCGCTCCTACGTCGTCCCCGAAGACGTAAAGGCGATCGCCCCCGACGTTCTGCGCCACCGCGTGATCACCACGTACGAGGCCGAAGCGGAAGAAGTCAGTGCGGACGATGTCGTGCGGCGTGTGCTGCGCGCCGTGCGCGTCCCCTGATCCACCGCCGCATGCCCCTCTTTTCCCGCCGCCCGCGCGCGGAAGCCCCGCGCGCCGAGCCCCCGCCCGAACCCGCCACGCCCGGCGTCGCCGAGATCATGCGGCAGGTGCGGCGGGTGGACCTGCGCACGCGCGGGCTGGTGGCGTCGCAGTTCAGCGGCGAGTACCACTCGGTGTTCAAGGGGCAGGGGCTGGAGTTCGTGGAGGTGCGCGAGTACGTCCCCGGCGACGACGTGCGCACCATCGACTGGAACGTGTCCGCGCGCGCCGGAGCCACGTTCGTCAAGAAGTACGTGGAGGAGCGGGAACTGACCGTCCTCCTCGCAGTCGACCTCTCCGGATCGCAGCGGTTCGGCACGCGCGGGCGGTTCAAGAGCGAGATGGTGGCGGAGGTCGCGGCCACGCTCGCCATGTCGGCGGTGCGCAACAACGACCGCGTGGGGCTGCTCGTCTTTACCGACCGCATCGAGGCGTTCGTGCCGCCGCGAAAGGGACGGCGCCACGTGCTGCGCATCATCCGCGACCTGCTCGCGTTTCAGCCCGCAGGGACGGGGACGGATGTGGCCGCCGCGCTTCGCCACGCTTTTCGCGTCATGCGCGGGCGGTCCATTGTCTTTCTCATCTCCGATTTTCACCTGAACGGGGAGCAGGCAGCGTTCGATCACGCGCTGCGCTCCGCCGCCGTGCGCCATGACGTCATCCCCGTCGGGCTCGGCGATCCGGCGGACGCGCGCATTCCGGACGTGGGCGTGCTGCGGCTGGTGGATCCGGAAACGGGTGATTCGGTGATGGTGGATACGGGGGTGGAGCGTGTCCGCCTCGAGTTCGAGTCCGCCGCGCGGGACGAGCGCACCGCGGTCCGCAAAACATTCCGCCGCCTGGGATTGGACGAGATCGAACTGCGCACGGACCAGCCCATCTCCACCGCCGTCCTCTCCTTTTTCCGCCGCCGCGAGCGCCGCCTGCGCCAATGACGCGCGCCCGCTTCTGGTCGATCGCGCTCGCCACACTCCTTTCCTCACACGCCATCCACGGGCAGTCCGCGCCGCCGGTCGCGCGCGCGGACCGCGACACCGTGCTCGCAGGCGAGCCGTTCGAGGTGACGGTCGAGATTACGGGCGGGCCGCCGCTCGTCGCGCCGAGCATCGACTTTCCCGCCAGCGGCGGCGGATGGCAGGCGTCCGGCCCCGCCGTGCCCTCCGACTCGGCGGGCGTGCGGCGGCTCGCGGTGCCGATGGTGGCGTGGCTTCCCGGCCCGGCGCGCGAGATCCGCGCGGACGTCCGCTCCGGCGGGGAGGGCGCGGCGCCCGTCGCCGTCCGCATCCAGCTTCCCGCCGTCCGCGGCGTGCTGCCGCCGGACTCCGCGCGCCCGCAGCCCCGCGCGGCGCGCGGCATCGTCCCGCTCGCGCGGAGCGGTCCGCCGTGGCTGTGGATCGCGCTCGGTGCCGCGGCGGCGCTCCTCATCCTGCTCGCGGCGCTGTTCGTCCGGCGGCGGAAAGGGCGTGGGCGGACCAATCCCGCCAGCGCGCGGAAGGAAGCGCTGACCGAACTGGACCGATTGCGCGCGTCGGGGCGCATTGAATCCGGCGACCTGGAAGGCTTCTACGCCCGGCAGAGCGCGATCCTGCGCGACTTCGCCGCGTCCGCCGACCCGGAGTTGGGCGGCGACCTGACGACGCTGGAGTTGATCGACCTTCTCGGCGCGCGGGGCGATCCGTCATCCGCCGCCAGCGCCGCGGAGGTGCTGGGTGCGGCGGACCTGGCCAAGTTCGCGCGCCGCCCGCCCTCCGCCGACCGCGCGTTGCGCGACTGGACCGCGGCGCGGGAGTGGGTGCAGTCGTTTCGCGTCACGGCCGAGCCGGAGGACGACGCGGAATGAGGTTCCAGTTCGCCCATCCTTGGGCGCTCCTGCTGCTTCTTCTGGTCCCCGCGTGGCTGGCGTGGATCCACCGCGTAACCCCTGCGGCGCTGCGGTTTGCGCGGACGGGTGCGCTGCGCGACGCGGCGCGCGGGCGGGGAGGCGTTCTCGGATCTCTTCCCGACGCCATGCGTGCGGGCGCGTTCGCCTGGCTGGTGCTCGCCCTGGCCGGCCCGCGCACGGGGGCGTCCGTGCAGGAGCGGAGTTCCGAAGGCATCGCCATCGTCGTCGCCCTGGACGCGTCGCCCTCCATGCTCACGGCGGACATGCGGCCCCGCAACCGGCTGGAAGCCGCGAAGCAGACCGTTTTCGCCTTCGTCCGTGCGCGGGAGAACGACCGCATCGGCCTGGTGGCGTTCGGCGGCGACGCCATGACGCGCGTGCCGCTCACGACGGATTACGCGGCCCTGCTGGAGGCGCTGGACGGGCTGCGCGGGGGCGAATTGAACGACGGGACGGCGATCGGGGACGGGATTGCGGCGGCGGCCAACCGGCTGCGGCGCGCGCCGGAAAAGTCGCGCGTCATCATCCTGATGAGCGACGGGATGAACAACCGCGGCGCGCTGGATCCGCGCGCTTCGGCCCGCGCGGCGGCGGCGCTGGGCATCCGCGTCTACACCATCGGCGTGGGGACGGACACCACGGCGCCGCGGGCGGTGGCGCGCGCCGGCTCGGGCGTGCGGTACGCGGACGGCCCCGTGTCCATCGACGAACGTTTGATGACAGACGTGGCACGGCAGACGGGCGGCCGCTACTTCCGGGCGCGGGACACGCGCGCACTGTCCGCCATCTACGCGGAGATCGACGGGCTGGAGCGCACGCCCGTCCGTGTGCGCCGCTACCTGCGCCACACGGAGTGGTATCTGCCGCTGCTGCTGGCGGGCGCCGTGCTCCTGCTGCTGGAATGGCTGTTCCGCGCGACGCGGTGGGGGCGGGTGCCATGATCCGCTGGGCAGACCATTCGCTGCTGCACCTGATTGCGCTCTTTCCCGCCATCCTCGGCATTGCCATGCTGCTCTGGTGGCGGCGCAGGCGGGACGTGGCGGACGCGCTGGGCGATCGCGCACTCGTCCGACGGCTGACGGGAACCGATCTGCACGCCTTTCCGTGGAGGCGCGCCGCGCTGCTCGTCCCTGCGGCGGCGCTGCTGGGGACCGCCGCCGCCGGCCCGCGCTGGGGCACAGCGCGCGAGGCGGACGTGCCGCGCCGGGGCGACGTGGTGCTGGTGCTGGATGCGTCCAACTCCATGCTGGTGCAGGACGTTGCGCCCAACCGGCTGGAGCGCGAGCGGGAGATGGCGCGGGCGCTGGTGGCGCGACTGGGCGGATCGCGCGTGGGCGTGGTTGCCTTTGCCGGGAGCGCGCAGCCGCTGACGCCACTGACGGACGACTTCGGCGCGGTGAACTTGTATCTGGACGCGCTGGGGCCGGACGTGGTGCAGCAGGACGGCTCGTCGCTGTACGCCGCGCTGCGCAGCGCGGTGAACCTGCTGGACGTTCCGGTGGCGGGAACCGAGGCG
This window harbors:
- a CDS encoding pseudouridine synthase, giving the protein MKQPGFVKRGEPLRLQTFLARSGVASRRAAEEMVDHGRVRVNGKTVTVQGMRITAGVDKVDVDGVEVKVAPTTWVALHKPTGYVTTRTDPYDRRTVYDLLPEKYHGLFHVGRLDRDSEGLLLLTNDGDLANRFLHPRYGITKEYDVIATGKPSDATLRQLVEGVELDDGSMATAESARLIGPAGNGLSRLKLVLKEGKKREVRRMLEVVGHPVKRLVRRRFGPIELGELPEGKWRVLALEELSHVRDEPAQPRVRPDAEPRKVKSSGSRTEVVESRPKRAAASADRKSTHGAYSDTTRKRTASGPEKRPSRAAAADGERRPSRAVGGERPSRAVDADRPARSAGAERPSRPLDAEKRPRSVDADSRPAREKRPARPMDADKRPARSLDDKRPSRSADGEKRPARALAEGEKRPRRAPADGETRTSGGGEGTPKRGAAKGPIKQRRGPGTEDRSPRIPAPPKRVPRRPDVEWGDLAEWDRPEPPRRDSFEEERPAPRGAGPRGRDDRGAKPGRGPAGDASRPRGDDRPSAPPRVGPSGPGRSRKAGDGERFAPSRGGPRSGPAGGQDSSDERPSWPPVRGRPAGRDDTGDRGPRPPARGGFRPDAGDDRPRTPRPPVVEERDELDDFGTRPRRSSGAARGGKRIGLLDDRDRPSRSSGPSRGGPRPGGSDGDDRPRGGRPSGPPRDGGGKPSGPRPGGRPGGKPSGGRPGGKPGGRPPRGR
- a CDS encoding short-chain dehydrogenase, with amino-acid sequence MEIQGSRVMILGGSGLVGMAIARDILPLRPAQIVIAALTEAEVREGLDALRPIAGDAELVGEWGNLFTPSALRHATRDTVLDDAEARGTLLDALFGPLGPEAVEQDALGELILRHRPEIVVDCVNTATAFAYQNVFKSAASLREAARQGPVDAETIEKHLITLTLPPLIHHMWVALNAMTTVGTRVYLKVGTAGTGGMGLNIPFTHSETRPSRQLLAKSSVAGAQTLLLYLMARTPGAPAVKEIKPTAAISWKAIRDGDVIWRGKPIQRIDSVAPVAASEAFGGADRLERKEFGRDVMWKETGETLTGVYLDSGENGLFSPDEFEAITSLGLMEFITPEEIAVDAIREITGHPTGHDVVAALDASTSGPTYRAGVLRETALRYMDELQESRGTRSVGFEMLGPPRLTKLLYEAEILRRLCRGLDAASAIDPDAFSRAAEELIGDDADLRTRILSSKLAVLLPDGERVLRGRNVEVEPAEGDTPAQTARNGWVDLRAENWAAWRERIRAILADLDGRTGPEGGSRWDVEPWQQSRTIRPGALAAWIFRYEDKGERIKR
- a CDS encoding segregation and condensation protein A, with the protein product MTDTAAVPDPFSVDLERFHGPLDLLLHLIRNQDVDIFDIPISRITEQFLAAIRNVDRLELERAGEFLELAATLVRIKAQMLFPRRGDDEEAEDPRADLVRRLLEYEHFRDAARVMERAERERARMYGRGFVEARPAPRLADLPLHTEWDEVWTAIRLLGERLNAPETIHHVRGREVKMEDKMHEILAMLDRSRRVEFAEVVAPWGTRIHAVASLLACLELAKRSVVEVRQTAPFAALWIYRAKAESQP
- the scpB gene encoding SMC-Scp complex subunit ScpB — encoded protein: MIRASRVIEALLFASESPLAPADLARADEELDEEGVEAAIAELRAEYDREGRAFTVFEVGGGYQLLTRPEFAPVLERFDSVPTAQRLSGPALETLAILAYRQPVGRAEVEEIRGVGAGGVLKTLQERGLIEVVGRGEGLGRPLLYGTTQFFLEHFGFRSLADLPRSEELPVVLARREPIEDSNEAAGIR
- the rpsT gene encoding 30S ribosomal protein S20; amino-acid sequence: MPNVKSAEKRMRTNEVRAERNRQFRSRLRTALKKVRAATTAADATPAFREAASLLDRAARKRIIHPNKAARAKSRLTVKIAALG
- a CDS encoding site-2 protease family protein, with amino-acid sequence MESFDLQAVVLALPILLLSLTAHEFGHAWVALKQGDDTAYMLGRVTMNPAAHVDWIGTILFPAIAIGSGMPLLGWAKPVPTNPRKFRDYRRGDILVSLAGVAANAVLAIVFALALWILSAATRSSGAAVPDMAVTAGRMFFYGIFANVGLIIFNLLPIPPLDGSRVLYHYLPARAAAEYRKLYQYGFIILWILVLTRALRFMGPVIWEPTRLLLLPAAGANIGLIQSVLQSL